The following proteins come from a genomic window of Mucinivorans hirudinis:
- a CDS encoding Ribosomal RNA large subunit methyltransferase N: protein MPQIISISPSIFQMSLPSHHPSPNLLGKSLHELTEIALSFGLKRFAGAQLARWLYPSRAVSFEQMSNISASVRAMLGEKFRVGRQESREVAISRDGTKKYLFETADGNFIESVYIPDNERHTLCISSQAGCRMGCRFCMTARMGFRGQLSAGEIVNQIMSVAEAEQLTNIVYMGMGEPLDNVDNVLRSIEIMTASWGFAWSPTRITLSTIGVLPSLERFLNECKVNLAVSLHSPFDGERTKLMPMQKAYPIGKVLEVLKSYDWRGQRRLTFEYILFEGVNDRREDINELIKLLKGLECRVNLIRFHAIPDSDLRGVSAEKLSWFNGELNSAGIRTTTRSSRGEDILAACGLLATSNHPTL from the coding sequence TTGCCCCAAATTATTTCCATTAGTCCCTCAATTTTTCAAATGTCTCTCCCCTCTCACCACCCCTCCCCCAACCTTCTCGGCAAATCGCTCCACGAGCTCACCGAGATAGCCCTAAGTTTCGGACTGAAGCGTTTTGCCGGTGCTCAGTTGGCGCGCTGGCTCTACCCATCTCGCGCTGTATCCTTTGAGCAGATGAGCAATATTTCGGCAAGCGTGCGCGCGATGCTCGGCGAGAAGTTCCGGGTCGGGCGGCAGGAGTCTAGGGAGGTGGCTATCAGCCGCGACGGCACAAAGAAATATCTGTTTGAGACTGCCGACGGAAATTTCATCGAGAGCGTATATATTCCCGACAACGAGCGGCATACGCTCTGCATATCCTCTCAGGCGGGTTGCAGGATGGGTTGCCGATTTTGTATGACGGCGCGAATGGGTTTTCGGGGGCAGCTGTCTGCCGGGGAGATTGTCAATCAGATAATGTCTGTGGCGGAGGCGGAGCAGCTGACCAATATCGTGTATATGGGTATGGGTGAGCCGTTGGATAACGTGGATAATGTGCTGCGAAGCATCGAGATTATGACCGCCTCGTGGGGCTTTGCGTGGAGTCCGACACGGATTACCCTCTCCACAATCGGCGTTCTACCCTCTTTGGAGCGATTTTTGAACGAGTGCAAAGTCAATCTTGCGGTGTCGCTTCACAGTCCCTTCGATGGTGAACGAACAAAGCTGATGCCAATGCAAAAGGCTTATCCAATAGGGAAAGTCCTCGAGGTTTTGAAGAGTTATGATTGGCGCGGTCAGCGGCGTTTGACATTTGAATACATTCTATTTGAGGGTGTTAATGATCGCCGCGAGGATATAAATGAATTGATAAAATTACTCAAAGGGTTGGAGTGTCGTGTTAATTTGATACGTTTTCACGCGATTCCGGATAGTGATTTGCGAGGGGTATCGGCAGAGAAGTTGTCTTGGTTCAACGGAGAGTTGAACTCCGCCGGCATCCGTACAACCACTCGTTCGTCACGTGGCGAAGATATACTTGCTGCCTGCGGCTTATTAGCAACCTCCAACCATCCTACATTATGA
- a CDS encoding Argininosuccinate lyase, protein MKIWQKNIASTAEVDRFTVGADRELDLQLAKADVLGSLAHTRMLQTISLLTGEELEVVQRELKAIYREIEAGDFRIDDGAEDVHSQVEALLCERIGDTGKKIHSGRSRNDQVLVDLRIFLRREIYEIVGLTEQLFSSLSSLAEQYKNVLMPGYTHLQIAMPSSFGLWFSAYSESLADDLQMMLAAYRITNRNPLGSAAGYGSSFPLNRSLTTELLGFDSLCYSSVYAQMGRGKTERVLSQAISSIAATLGKFALDNCLYLSQNFSFISYPPELTTGSSIMPHKKNPDVWEIMRGKCNLLQALPNQITMLTTNLPSGYHRDLQLLKEVLFPAIQSLKGCLEMADYMLAHIRVREGILADKMYDYIFSVEVVNDLVLSGVPFREAYRKIGLDIENGNYNPSRAVHHTHEGSIGNLCISSINEQMQSVKTEFNFEKFLTAERELIC, encoded by the coding sequence ATGAAAATCTGGCAAAAAAACATAGCATCCACCGCCGAAGTGGATAGGTTTACGGTCGGTGCAGACCGCGAATTGGATTTACAATTAGCTAAGGCTGATGTTCTTGGCTCGTTAGCACATACGCGTATGTTGCAGACAATCTCACTCTTGACCGGCGAGGAGTTGGAGGTGGTTCAAAGAGAGCTTAAGGCTATCTATCGCGAGATAGAGGCAGGCGATTTCCGCATTGACGATGGAGCAGAAGATGTTCATTCGCAGGTGGAAGCACTGCTTTGTGAACGTATCGGCGATACGGGGAAGAAGATACATAGCGGACGTAGCCGCAATGACCAAGTTCTGGTAGATTTGCGGATTTTTCTCAGGCGCGAAATATACGAAATTGTGGGGCTGACGGAACAGCTTTTTAGCTCTCTTTCGTCACTTGCCGAACAATATAAAAACGTGCTGATGCCGGGTTACACACACCTGCAAATTGCTATGCCCTCGAGCTTTGGGCTTTGGTTTTCAGCCTATTCGGAAAGTTTGGCTGACGATTTACAAATGATGTTGGCAGCTTACCGCATCACAAATCGCAACCCTCTTGGTTCGGCGGCAGGCTATGGCAGCTCCTTTCCGCTTAATCGTTCGCTAACTACCGAACTATTGGGTTTTGACTCCCTCTGCTACTCGTCGGTCTATGCACAGATGGGGCGTGGAAAGACCGAGAGGGTGCTCTCCCAAGCAATCTCTTCGATAGCGGCAACGCTCGGAAAATTCGCATTGGATAACTGTCTGTACCTGAGCCAAAATTTCTCTTTCATCAGCTATCCTCCCGAACTGACAACGGGTAGTAGCATTATGCCCCACAAGAAAAACCCCGATGTTTGGGAGATTATGCGCGGCAAGTGTAATCTCTTGCAGGCTCTGCCCAACCAGATTACAATGCTTACGACCAACCTCCCAAGTGGCTATCATCGTGATTTACAACTACTAAAAGAGGTTCTCTTCCCTGCCATTCAATCTCTGAAAGGTTGCTTAGAGATGGCGGACTATATGTTGGCACATATTCGCGTGCGCGAGGGCATTTTGGCGGATAAGATGTATGATTATATTTTCAGCGTAGAGGTTGTTAATGATTTGGTTCTAAGCGGTGTGCCATTCCGCGAGGCTTACCGCAAAATCGGCTTGGATATCGAAAACGGCAACTATAACCCCTCTCGAGCTGTACACCACACTCACGAGGGCAGCATCGGGAATCTCTGTATTTCGTCAATCAACGAACAAATGCAAAGCGTAAAAACGGAGTTTAATTTCGAGAAATTTCTAACGGCTGAGAGAGAGTTGATATGTTAA